Below is a genomic region from Pseudochaenichthys georgianus chromosome 13, fPseGeo1.2, whole genome shotgun sequence.
CTCGATAGGGTTTTTGGCATCAGGTACAAAGACTGACACCTTATATCATTGTACTATTTATAAGTCCAGTATGTCACCAAAAGTGAAAGAGTTGCCTTTTTGCTTTTCAATCTTTTTTGTTGCTTTTTTACAGGCTGGGAACCATCATCTTTTCCCTATTTGTCTGTGTTGGACAGGTAAGTTTACTTACTTTGCTATCTAAATGTAATAGTTATTCTATGAAATACAGAATATGTTCCTATAAttatgtgttttaaaaaaaaatgatatatcTAAATATGAATCaacagatattaatttcatatgTTGTTTTTTAACTTTTCAACTTTGCAGGTAATATTTGCTACTGGAGCTTTGCTGAATCGCTTCTGGCTCATGGAAGCTGGACGTTTTATATTTGGGTGGGCAAACTATTTTGCAACATCTTTATATACCAGTGTCCAGTTCTCTGTATCCTTATGCATGAGGGCGACTTTTCCGCAGCCAGATATCAATATATCCGATATTACAGCCCTTCAACACTGAAGACAAATATTAGGATCAGCTTGGTCATGTACTATCATTCGGCTTACACGCTCCACCTCTCTGTTTTATTTCCTGGGCAGTATTGGAGGAGAGTCCCTGGCTGTGGCCCAGAACACCTATGCAGTGAACTGGTTTAAAGGAAAGGAGCTGAATCTAGTGTTTGGCCTTCAGCTCAGCATGGCACGTGTGGTAAGGGAACACAACGTGATCATTGTTTTCAAATAACATTTGTTTTGACTGTAGCAAAGGTCACTGAACCCACTTTATAGAAATCCATGTTTTTGATAGTAAATGAACGTCTATAGTCCATTCATGTTCCTCTCTACTCGTCTTAAGGGCAGCACAGTAAACATGAACATCATGGGCTGGGTGTACAGCAGAGCCGTCGCCCTCGTTGGCGCTCCTGGACACACCGCACTAGGCGCTTCACTCATGATCGGTAACTATCTTGAATTTCCACTTTTGCCAGGCGTACATTTCTCATTCGAGATCAAGGCTTGAAATTGTCAGGTGTTAAACATGAAGAGTCCTGTTACGAGCGCTTTATCTGTGTCTCTGCTAAAGATACTGGATCCTCTCTCTGTAACTAATGATCTCAGATAACacgcagagacagagagaagtggTTTAGAGAACTAAAAGTGCTGCTGGCTGGCTGTTACAGATGAGTCACATGAGTTAGAAGAAGTGTCACTTTTTATCATTACTTAAAGTGATTTTACTATTGCACACCTTGCAGTTGTGTTTTATTCTATAATCTGTCTCCACTGCCACGGACAATTTTAGATGAATTCACATGGACAAAAGAATCAATCAGCCTTCCCCATAACTTAAATTCCTTGGTAATCTAATCGCCAACATAAAACTTGAATTTACATTGCTTTCATTTCTCTTGTCACTCCGCCATATGAATTAATGTCTATAATTGTATTTGTCTATGTTCAGCTGGTGTGACCTGCCTGTTTTCACTCACCTgtgccttggtgttgggattcCTTGACAAAAGAGCAGAGAAGATCCTCAACAAGGAACAAGGCAAAACAGGTAATCTATTCTAAGATTgagttttttttatcttttgttttTCCTCTTTGGCCTCCTCTGTCAATATTTACTAGTAAAGTCAGTGTTGACAATGAAatagtgttttgtttttgctgTTATCTATTTAAAATTGACGTTCTGGCCAGAAAGTGCATTGGCTTCAGCACTTTCTCTGCTGTGATGTGGCTTTCTTCGTAAAAACAGTTCAATGAATGTGTGTTATTTTTCCTCTTGGAACTAACTGTATACTTTATCAGACAAGCCTTTCCAACTGTTGCATGTGTGTTAATCTTGCATATTAGGCGAAGTGATCAAGTTGACTGACGTGAAAGACTTCCCCTTAACCCTGTGGCTCATCTTCATCATTTGCGTTTGCTACTATGTCgccattttcccctttattgGACTGGGACAGTGAGTATTTCATCAGTTTCTTTTACACACACAATTGAGAGATACTATAATAACTCCTAACTCTGAAAACGGGGGCATTGTACGCTAACATTATGGTGCGGTAGTTTTTTAATGTAATGCTTGAAGAAAAATGTTTAACATTCCTTGTCCTTtgttaaatacaaatgtaaatcaCCTCAATATGGTAGGCCTACTGTGTTTAAGTGGCATGGCATGAATTCAATGGAGAAACCCTATGAAATCAGGACAGGGCCTGATCACAGCTTTAACACTGCAACCTCACAATGCTGTGTTGTCATCGAACCACAAATGGATGGAGCGAGAGTCAGAAATGGAAAGAGGTTTGACAAATGGGTTTGCGGTGAAAAAAAACAATTGAGGATATTACAATCTACATGTCCTTCTTTGAAAGGCACTCTGAAATCACTTGGCAACTGACATGGGTTTTCTATCGAGTGTTTGTGCTTACAAAGCAAATACTTGTTATGCAAATATGGCAGAAAACAATGAATAGAAGACGGAGACCTACCTGCTGCAAAAGTAAAGTCCATTTCTCATCCTTTTGTCGTCACATCAATATAAAAGTCGAGCAGCTCTCCGTACTGTGAGCCCAACatcttgtctttttatttacaGGGTGTTCTTCATTGAAAAATTCAACTTCACACCAGCTGAAGCCAGAGCCGTCAACAGGTAACTCGGATCAGGTGTAATAGCCCTTTTCAAACAATCCACTATAGTCTGCTGAttctgatttattttgtatttaattcCTGGCCTGTATTTTCTTTGATCTAACGGACAGCTGGACAAATTACATTTCCATCTGAGAAATGTTCAGCTCCCTGAAACTGGGAATGAAGAATACTTTAAAAATGTCACCTCACACATAAATACTGACTTTAGCACATATTTTCTGAACTCACATTTCTGTTGCTAAGCAGCCTAAACTTGGATTTGCCTTGGTTCTAGTCATAACAAATGAATATCCTTCTCTATTTTCCCCCAGTATTGTGTACATCATCTCAGCCCCTGCATCTCCAGTTCTAGGCTTCATGGTGGATAGGATAGGCAAGAATGTGATTTGGGTAATGGTTGCTGTGATTGCCACACTCGCCGCTCACATGATGCTGGCCTTTACCTTCTGGAACCCATGGATCGCCATGGTAAGGCCCCTTGAAAAAATGTTGTACCTGTACCCCAACAACATTGGATTTTTTACATTAAGAAAGAGTGGTCGGGTTAGTTGTATGAAGGAATGACACTGTCAGTAATAATACATTCGCTGCGCCAGTTAAGAGATGCGAGTCACAGTGGGTGTGGATACAAGTTCTTAAACTTAAAGTGGTTGACATGTGTTCCTACTTAAAGTTGCAAACTCTTGATTGATTTTTCTTTGTGGAGACAAATTATGTGTTTTTAATGGTGAGGTGAACAAATAATAGAAGTTGGcgtataaataaattaaaacagattgtatttttatttaattttaaaactATTTTCTTAAGAACTGAATCAATAGATATTTCTATTGCACTACTTCTATATTTCAAGAACTGGTTGTAAAGTGCATATTGTCATATACCATGTTATTATACAATATACAAGCTCTTTTAGGTGGTATATTATACCCAGGTTCTCTGTGGAGAGCCCTGTATTATTAAAAGTAATCACAGCTGTGTGTCCTCTATTTCACAGTCCCTCCTGGGTCTCTCCTACTCCTTACTGGCCTGTGCACTGTGGCCCATGGTGGCCTTTGTGGTACCAGAGCATCAGCTGGGGACAGCCTATGGCTTGTATGTAACTGGCTATATTATGACCAATCACATACATTTTCACAGTTGAAACAAACCAATATGACtgataattgtttttatttgaattcaaaCTGATGTTGATCTTCTGCCTTCGTCCCTCAGCATGCAGTCCATCCAGAACCTGGGACTGGCTCTCGTTGCCATGGCAGCAGGAGCTATCCTAGACAACCGAGGATACCTGTTTTTAGAAGTGTTTTTCTGCGTCTGCATCTGCGGTCAGtttttttctgtttgtgtgaGGACTCCTTTTAGACACTTTTGAGTGACATTGTCAGTGACTTCCCACATTTGCCCCCTTATTTCCTGCAGTTTCACTGATGGCAGTGGTGATGCTGTACTTTGTGGATTATCTTAAAGGTAAGAGAACACTGGAGCTTTGAAATCACTGCTTTACttctcctctctgctctctccctctccgtaCTGTCTCAGTTTTCACCACCAAATATACCGATCATATTCCATTTATCCTATGACATCTCCTCACTTCACCCAGTTACTCGTCAGCACACTCCTCTCCCCACTCACCTCTTAATCTAaccatctctctctcttgctccagGAGGAGATTTGAACATGTCAGCCGCAGGCAGAGCCAGACTTCAGAAAGAAGCCACTTCAGATGCAGAGTGAGTAGTTTTGACCCTTCACACTTCTGTACTGCTTCTGCCGTCTTACCTTCAATTAGACAAGCATCTCAGAAAAGTAAATACTAATCAAGTTACTTATTTAATCAAGGGGCAGAGGCATATTTTGGTACATAtgtaatagagtggtgcagggatgacgtatttacCTGGAAGTAAGCTGTgcatgggttccctcgacaaaaaagcaatgggatttctccataggatttgggAAAATAGCTAGAAATAAGGTCTGTAGAAAACGAACctatttgataaatgcacgttttgttcagccggataatatccacatgtctaccctacttttataattttctaatcataaatctaatcgccagaagcaaaatgctaacgttgtgCTAAAATGAACGACAGCCGagtacagcagggtcgcacgacttcaatgTCACACCAACTTAAGATtgatattcaaaaatacagattcaacATTGTAgaagttgaagtgtttgttttaacattttgcaagagcgcaggtacttgctttcaagcagaacagtgGCGGACAAACTCAGTGGGAGTGTTtccgtgttcggtgtaatgacgtacaacgtcctcgacaacttctgtagtcctattcacccacttgttaacaaccatcgattttcagacacgtacactcttcaaaaatcaccagtggggtcactgcggatgtatttaatgtcatagaacaaaacgtgatccgtgccatggagaaatcccattgactctgagacgagggaaccagtagtggtaaaatgctaactcacttccgggttttaggacttgtcactgcaccactctatagtcACTGTACTAATTGGCTTCTAGTTAGAATTTCCAGTTagctaaaaaatacattatttaacaGGTTATGTATGATTTTCAATGTGATCGGTACAGTCATGCTTTTATGGAAATGTTCTTTATTTTACACTCCATTCACATGCAAAGTTGTAGAatcatgcttttattttttactgCATATCCACATCCCCTAGGTTCAATAGTTTTACAAGGTTCAGGAGTTCAAAGATGTGATCAGTCACGTTATCATGGAAATGTTGCTATTCTTGGTTGTTACAGCAAACCTATTTATGGCCTCTCTGAAAATAGGATACAATTTGTCAGTTATCAGTGTCAATGTTGACTCATCTATGTGAACACagacaaaataataatattccATACATGGTTTTGTCTTAGCTTGCATATTTATGGTTCTTCCTAACCTATTAAAAATAAACAGAATGAAAGCGATGTTAGCAGTATCACTATGCTTTGCTTAAAGCCTTTAATTGCCTTCTTGTTTGGTGGAAAAACACTCATGCGCTTTTTGTAGAAGTGCTTTTTGAAACAAGACTTTGACGACTGCAACATGATGTTGCAAATGCGTGTTAGTAAGCATAACCAAGTGGGCACATTAATTGAGGTTTTTGACTGTTGCACTTTCACAGCAAACCTGATAGATGAACACAAACCACACGAGATCTCCTGGTGCAACTATACTTTCTGTTAGCATGCATTGTAAAAACTGTTGCTTTGGTAAAAATAAATTGTCAAACGATTCCAATACATTTTaacttttgcatttttttgagtTGGTGAAACTTACTTTTTTAGTTTTCCTCTACTCAAGAACGTGTTACTTTGCCAAGACTTTTATTAGATGTGTCAAGCGATTCCAAGCAATTATAGGAGTTGGGTAAACTCACTAATGTGATCTTTTTTGCATGTGAAAAGATGAGTTGAGCCTACAATTAAAAGCCAAGATATTAAGTGTAACCAATGCAAATAACAATCTGCTAAGAACCACATAAGAcaagaataaataaagtaaattaTAAAATACAATTGAGTTGCCGGAACCTATATACGACAAACTCTTCCTGATTTCAATCCAACCCTTTAAATATTTGATAGCATTGAAACATTGCAGATTAAAcaaatagatttaaaaaaaaaaaagggaatgtTATGGACATGTTAATAGTATACATATTATTAAAATTTGATTATTTCAAAACAGTTTTCATAAAACAATAACAAGTTTGTTTAAAAGCACAACACATTAACATACATGGAGACACATGGTTATTACTTGATGGTTATTCCAACTGCATCTGGCTCGTGGGCAACGTATAACTTCATGCTGTGTATCACGAGCCTCTGTTATACTTCGACCTCTGCTGTTCCATGTATATACAAACGAAACACTAAATTGATTACAAATCAGGACACACCATGTGTTTTCCTCAACAACAAAAATTAAATCCATCTTGAAATCATAACGGGTACTGCCAGATTACATTAGCTGTTAACAGACGGTAACTAGGTAACATGGTGCTATTCACATGCATTACAAGGGGTTTAAGCCATAAAAAAAAGGCTTGTTTGCAAGAAAATGAACCACATAGTCATGATATTGATATAGTTCATAAAATGTCCAACTTAtcaaacataattaaaacacagtggcgaaccgtcaggccCTTCAAGGTATttagagaataccctggaacacaaaaattgatttgtttgtctttctcgGTCTATGCACtatgcatttcagtggttttgtgttagaaaaaaaaagcaaccaatcagatctgtctctgggtagaatatccttcaaccaaggtattctatatCCTTGATCGAAtaccctggccgttgcactgaaagGGGAGCATACCTTTAGATTGAGAGTCTGATCagccaatcatatattgatttgtagccaatgggcgtattctttcagagtttccctcggttccagggtattctagaaggcccgctagttcacTGGCTCGGGACAGAGGATCTTGatcaggcatcctcaaagtatgGACTccgatccggaccgaaccacaactgtctctggactctgagcaaattatacttttcatatgtattatctgtattatctgtgttatttgcgagacatcgccacaacgcaacgagtcaaaatgatccgctatgtccatagactgcaaacagcgctcatcggacatttatgagagaaagtctctaatgtctgagtgcaagtgaatgcagcacaagatgcacgtcatgtaacccctcccccggtcctggcgcgagcgtggacatatgattggcggcgatttcatttgaacgagacggtgcaaaacgagaagcattcggacccaagcactgaaggaatgaggtatttgcggtctacactgacagagaagagactgaccgtttggctgtactcagcattgaatcaaaacgcactaaagctgttgatcttaatacgtttgtgaggagttttgctgaacaaaattgTAATCggcgcattcagctgtaatacacgtcaacttgatgctctgctcacggatgagcatacaaaactattaagatgatgaccttacgtgtgtaaatatatttttttctttgagggggtctgcccccaaaaaacagttttaagtcctgagaaagtcaaataagacggtgtgtaaaacttcactgctcagccaaaaaaaagtaaccactttgatttaactaggccagtaggtaagaactctccactggataataactgaagtataaaagaatgcatgactgaagtgatggagaccatgttgaaggcaaacaaaaagaggaaataacaggtcaaatcaagcaaatccccctctcagattccacagcaaccagaagaacataaatactggctggtgatttgagtaatcagctttgtgatggaataaaaaatgcacagtgcatttccgtAGCTGTGGATGAGACCGCTGACACCACTGAcattgctcagttgctggtgtttgtgagtttttatgatgaggcaaagggggagtttgttgaagatgtgttgggcctgacgaacctcagtggacacacaagggggcaagacatgtataaagcaataatgggaatgctgaatgaaagaaggtgcagctgcctttattcataactgtgcagctcttacactgcgactctgaggggtcaagcacagacacaacaacaatgaaaactgctgcatacagattatttttgtttttgcaacctcgtgttaagaatctttttgcaattgtttaaaagtttgaatgaccgtaataaatggacctttgtcttattgaaacatttattttggacctttaagatttgtatttgagtacccctgatctagatcagtgtttctcaaattttttcataccaaggaccacctaaccattaaaaaaaaaaacactcacggaccacctaactctacaaatatccaaaaacacatagttttttacaaatcgcctgaaaatggtacaaacaagtggcaacatgtgtgatgaaggtgtttatctgggctatatcatgcaatcgaaagtgaaacttaagctcgttccattgcggagatatttccgcgagagtgcgaaaaacttaaataaatgtatttctttatatactcacggaccactaggtaTTGTAGTAAAACATCTCCTTAATACAACAGTATTTATTGATATTTCTCGCTAAAGACTGCATTTTACTGGACGACATGCATCTTCGCCCAATACACACTTTTACTGAATTGCGCCTGAATGCACCTTAACTGAAGTCAATGGCACCTCCGTCACTGGCTACTGAGAGCTAACGTTAACTCTCCTGCAGATTCAAACATGGATTTGCATCTATACTATTGCATAAGCATGACAAATATAGTTTGCACTTCATATTGTATAATACCAACTCGATGCTGTAACTGCAGACCATGAGTTTAAATTGGGTACACATCAAGATTGTAGAAATATAATTCATTGCTCACAGTAAAACAAACGGTGAAATGCATACAGAGGAATTAATATGAAATGGGCGCAttaggctcagtcagtaggggattggactgtgagccgtagggtcgccggttcaagtccccaacCAGACCTAAAAATGGAGTGGAGACTGCTACTTGGaaaggtcccagttcacctcctgccctgccgtggtgcccttgagcaaggcaccggacaacccccttcccccctcactcccattgctccccgggcgctgtgcaatagctgcccactgctcctagtactagactcctggtactaggatgggttaaaagcagagaacaaatgtcactgtgctgtgtgctctgcatgtgtgaccattaaagagggtttcatccctcccaatattatattatagtaACTTACTCTTACATAACCGCTGGATTATAAAGTAGTAGGGAATAGTTTTTGCGGAGGTATTTTACCGCACAACATGCTCGGCACCAGAGCCTCTGAGACCCGTGACCACATGACGGTGCCCGGCCAACGCTTAGAGCGGCACAGGGGAAAGGTTTGCTGAGTCGATTCTGAAATACATACTCTTAACTTAACCACTTTTAACAGAATTGTGTCTGTAAGCACTTGATGCAAACTTTGCCCAACACCATTTGCGCAAAAAAATAGACTACATGAGCATGACAGGGCTGAGTCTAACTTTAACAGCAGTAATGGCGCTGGCATGTCGATGTTCCGTTCGAAACGGTGAATACAAGAAAAGTAAATAACACTTGCTCGTTAAAAAGCAGTAATTAATAACTCGGGTGGTATGCTTAATTGTTTTACGATGATTTTAAGTAGTTCAGAAGCAAGCACATGTACAGCTGCCGAATAATTGCTGTTAAGAGGAACAGGAAGCCTCACACCGCGGTATTCTCGTTTGAGGGCGTGTCATGACCGTGGTGTTGACAAAAGCATTTTTATGAAGTTTTCCAAAACTTATTTATAAGAAGGTTCAGAAAATGtgaacattaatttataaattaatgagttcttaaaacatattctcattgttACTTAAGTGTTACTTATTTAAACGCAcattgattttttatttatttgggcaAGTAAATTACGATAGAGAATAGAGTTTTATTGACTTCAACATCGGAACCGTTTTTACAGTGAAACGTCCCGGAGATAAGATCCGTGTCTGCCATACCGccatctctttttctctctatCTATGCATTTATTTATCTGTTTAATCTATTTACATATTTTCTTATTGTGAAAACGCAGACTAATATTTTCTGGTCCGTTCTGTGACTGATATTTtccagatgatgatgatgatgatgatgatgatgatgatgatgagggaACACTGGGCTAGTCCTGGGCTTCAGAGCCAGCAGGCTGCACTGTCCACCACAGAGCTGTCAATCAACTGCCACGGGGCGGGACTGCACTACTGACTCCACCCAGTGCTGTCAGCTGTAGCTCTTCCCATCACAACTGACTGTCTGAACAAAACCAACCTTTTATACATAGCTTATTATGTCCCTACCAGGAGGACCAATGACACGTCTCAGTTTGGCCTCAACAGTTCCTCTCTGACCTCTCACACTGATGTCATATCCTCCActgacttgtgtgtgtgtgtcaaacttACGGAAAAAGTCAAGATGCTTTGATAGTGTTTTTTCAAACCCTTTTAAGCAAAAGACAAGACTCATATCCTGTGGATTGGTACCTTTTTAGATTTTATGACATGCTAATTGATCACCCAATATAGGATTTCTATATTCATTCAATTGTTTTAAATGTAGATAATGGTAACTTTGtggatgttttcatgttttttttttacaacttatTCTCAGAACGACCCTGTTACTCGCCTTATTTCAGACAACTCAGCAGTTTGTTTATGTACATATCAGTTGTCAGCATTCACAAAAGTTGCCAACCAAAATCCTCCCTTCTAATTCTAATCATATGCGTCATCGACCCTTTATAGTTTATAATGTCTAAAAGAGCATAGCTCTTTATTGTTTAAATCTTCAATGTTTAATTATTTGATTCCTAAATTAATTTACCTGCTCTTCACTGGTTTGGAAAGTTCATAAAGATAAATGTTCTGTTGCATCATCAAATATTATATCACTATAATGATCTGAAAGACAATTAAAAGAAAGAGGCTCACTTTCAAGTGCATACCCATGTATTAATAATTCCCCAGATTTTTTGCTTTTTACAAACGGCTTTTATTGTGacctttaaaacatgttttcagACATTTTCAAGCTCAGGAAACTAAGTGGTATTAAGTAATTGCCCgcaaatcgttgcttgcttcaTCTGAACGTTGAGACAAAATGCACTCTGATTAAATCTCATAATTCCAGTAAAGTGGGAAGAGATGTATCCCTGTGTTGGTATCGAGGTCAAAAACTGTGGCGGATAAACAATCACTACCTCAGTTGGGCAAATAAGTCCTCTAATAATTAAGAGTAACTTAATGCCCCCAAAAAATATTGTTATTTTTTTCTTGCATAGTTTGACTTCTCACTTTGCTGCAGTGATGTAGAAGTGTTTTATAGGGCCTTCCCTTGCACTGTGACATCACTGTTGATTACCAGTGATGGTTAGACTTGAGTCTAACTCTGTTTTTCAATCTGGTGTTAAGTTACCCTATAGTGCCCAACCTATGCAAGAAGCCGGTCAGTAGCATGTAGCTAAAATGTTGTGACATTATAATGACCAGTGTCATACTGTACAACCAGAAACATGCCACTCTCTTCACCTATCACTCATTTGCACTATGGTGGTTGTTAACTGAACATGTTTGTGTGAAAGTATCAACTGTTATTGAGCTGTGTACAAGAAATTACACAAGATCCATTGTACAATGAAAGACAGTGAGATTGTACAGAAAGCcactaaaataagtatttttgtAGAACCAAATCACAATTGTTAATGAGACATGGCATGTAATTaaacacaattatttgaaaGCATTTGAATTTGCTTTGTTTTTTGCTGCAGTAGGTTTATGTTCACTGCACCACAATGGTAATAAGGTGTTTTTTTATCGTTGTGCAGCAGACTGTGGCTGATTAATCCTGTCTGTAATACAACAATAATAGTGCTTGTTAGTTCAAGCTGGAGATGAATGTCAACATTATTATTCCTGCAGGAATAAAAGGCAATCCAGTAAAGTGTCAGAGGGTGAGCTGGCTGAAGAGGCGGCACCCATGTCTGCTTTTGGCTTACGCAACCGGTACCTCTCAAGGCTGGGTGCACAGGTATGCACGAACAGACACAACACTTACGCTTTGACTCAATTAGGAATCCAATTATTTCCTAATTCAGTTTCAAAACGTCACACTGGCAACGCTTTTTTTTCAAAGAAGACCAGGAGAATTCTTTTGTTACTGCTTCACTTTATTATTAAACAAGTTATTATTTCACATAAACTGTGCTCTTTTTTCCCATCACTTCTCTCAGCTCCCAGACCACTTCTCTTCCCACCTGTCATCACTTTCCCACAGGAGTGTTCTGAAATGATGTCCTTCATTCAGCTGCTCCTTCAACACTGTAGCTCTGTGGCTCCAGACAAGTATGCACTAAGAAAGATAATACCTACAACGTGTCCCCGTTTACAGAAAATACTCATGCGCCTTTTGCCTTGAAGGTATTCCTATCGTCCACAGAAGTTACTGTTATTCTACAAATGTAGACTGTTATCTGTTATATCATTAGTATCACCAAATACCTTTATTGTTCAGTTATTTTCTATTTGCTCCACCTTATCTTGTGCCTTTTTATAGAAACACCACAtcctacatttttttttattcttgtaaaataaaaataaaagctaatgctATGTTGCCTGTACTGTAGTTGCTGTTCTAGGGTCTGGTGTAGAGGCAAAGCCTTCTTCTAACGACAGAGGGCACCAGTTCCCTCAAATGTTAAATGTCACCTCTGGCCACACAGTATCATTTATTATCAGAACCGCCATTGCAGGATATACGTCTCTTACTTTTGCTTTTATTTCAGGTTTAGGTTGTCAGTGTATAAGTCAGTGTAATCTACATAAATATGTCCACAAGTCAGTGCCTTGTGTGACCTGTTGAAGTTTgcaaaatacattattaaatagcctacataacatttaaataattataCAATTAATTATTAAACAGTTAAGACAGTGGTATAATTTCATAGTTATTACCGCTCTGACTAGTGTTAAAAGTCACTTGTGGATATTTGAGACTTCTAAACGATGCTCTCTAACCTCCGGACCTGTAAATGCTGCCTGCATCCACCAGACACAGGATGGGCACCACTCTTTTCCTCCTCACCGACAGCCAGGCCCGCAGCTTCCTACGCTGCCGATAACTGCCCAAAAAGTAGA
It encodes:
- the mfsd1 gene encoding lysosomal dipeptide transporter MFSD1 isoform X1 — encoded protein: MPRDIRSRSCDRFTSSLLPSTFPSANPKQTNMADYEERQSLLGDEAEGRQAAGGPGRPLTAICDPVHLLHRVVVLVFMCFLGFGSYFCYDNPAALQTQVIQDLDLNTSKFMQLYAWYSWPNVVLCFFGGFLLDRVFGIRLGTIIFSLFVCVGQVIFATGALLNRFWLMEAGRFIFGIGGESLAVAQNTYAVNWFKGKELNLVFGLQLSMARVGSTVNMNIMGWVYSRAVALVGAPGHTALGASLMIAGVTCLFSLTCALVLGFLDKRAEKILNKEQGKTGEVIKLTDVKDFPLTLWLIFIICVCYYVAIFPFIGLGQVFFIEKFNFTPAEARAVNSIVYIISAPASPVLGFMVDRIGKNVIWVMVAVIATLAAHMMLAFTFWNPWIAMSLLGLSYSLLACALWPMVAFVVPEHQLGTAYGFMQSIQNLGLALVAMAAGAILDNRGYLFLEVFFCVCICVSLMAVVMLYFVDYLKGGDLNMSAAGRARLQKEATSDAENKRQSSKVSEGELAEEAAPMSAFGLRNRYLSRLGAQLPDHFSSHLSSLSHRSVLK
- the mfsd1 gene encoding lysosomal dipeptide transporter MFSD1 isoform X5 yields the protein MPRDIRSRSCDRFTSSLLPSTFPSANPKQTNMADYEERQSLLGDEAEGRQAAGGPGRPLTAICDPVHLLHRVVVLVFMCFLGFGSYFCYDNPAALQTQVIQDLDLNTSKFMQLYAWYSWPNVVLCFFGGFLLDRVFGIRLGTIIFSLFVCVGQVIFATGALLNRFWLMEAGRFIFGIGGESLAVAQNTYAVNWFKGKELNLVFGLQLSMARVGSTVNMNIMGWVYSRAVALVGAPGHTALGASLMIAGVTCLFSLTCALVLGFLDKRAEKILNKEQGKTGEVIKLTDVKDFPLTLWLIFIICVCYYVAIFPFIGLGQVFFIEKFNFTPAEARAVNSIVYIISAPASPVLGFMVDRIGKNVIWVMVAVIATLAAHMMLAFTFWNPWIAMSLLGLSYSLLACALWPMVAFVVPEHQLGTAYGFMQSIQNLGLALVAMAAGAILDNRGYLFLEVFFCVCICVSLMAVVMLYFVDYLKGGDLNMSAAGRARLQKEATSDADSQTTSLPTCHHFPTGVF
- the mfsd1 gene encoding lysosomal dipeptide transporter MFSD1 isoform X3, translating into MPRDIRSRSCDRFTSSLLPSTFPSANPKQTNMADYEERQSLLGDEAEGRQAAGGPGRPLTAICDPVHLLHRVVVLVFMCFLGFGSYFCYDNPAALQTQVIQDLDLNTSKFMQLYAWYSWPNVVLCFFGGFLLDRVFGIRLGTIIFSLFVCVGQVIFATGALLNRFWLMEAGRFIFGIGGESLAVAQNTYAVNWFKGKELNLVFGLQLSMARVGSTVNMNIMGWVYSRAVALVGAPGHTALGASLMIAGVTCLFSLTCALVLGFLDKRAEKILNKEQGKTGEVIKLTDVKDFPLTLWLIFIICVCYYVAIFPFIGLGQVFFIEKFNFTPAEARAVNSIVYIISAPASPVLGFMVDRIGKNVIWVMVAVIATLAAHMMLAFTFWNPWIAMSLLGLSYSLLACALWPMVAFVVPEHQLGTAYGFMQSIQNLGLALVAMAAGAILDNRGYLFLEVFFCVCICVSLMAVVMLYFVDYLKGGDLNMSAAGRARLQKEATSDAE
- the mfsd1 gene encoding lysosomal dipeptide transporter MFSD1 isoform X2 — translated: MPRDIRSRSCDRFTSSLLPSTFPSANPKQTNMADYEERQSLLGDEAEGRQAAGGPGRPLTAICDPVHLLHRVVVLVFMCFLGFGSYFCYDNPAALQTQVIQDLDLNTSKFMQLYAWYSWPNVVLCFFGGFLLDRVFGIRLGTIIFSLFVCVGQVIFATGALLNRFWLMEAGRFIFGIGGESLAVAQNTYAVNWFKGKELNLVFGLQLSMARVGSTVNMNIMGWVYSRAVALVGAPGHTALGASLMIAGVTCLFSLTCALVLGFLDKRAEKILNKEQGKTGEVIKLTDVKDFPLTLWLIFIICVCYYVAIFPFIGLGQVFFIEKFNFTPAEARAVNSIVYIISAPASPVLGFMVDRIGKNVIWVMVAVIATLAAHMMLAFTFWNPWIAMSLLGLSYSLLACALWPMVAFVVPEHQLGTAYGFMQSIQNLGLALVAMAAGAILDNRGYLFLEVFFCVCICVSLMAVVMLYFVDYLKGGDLNMSAAGRARLQKEATSDADKPDR